A region from the Lysobacter sp. BMK333-48F3 genome encodes:
- a CDS encoding formylglycine-generating enzyme family protein — translation MGLRALVGSGIAVLALLVGCSDRDGKTSAPPAATRAPIITVSADQAVSPVPAWRAPAVAVDAGNAAALRKRADAALAARDLYASADSAIPIYLALRGFAPTDRAVAAGLDRAVALLLLEGEAALKRIDEEPLALREAHQAAAVARAVAPEHRKVEAYLERLDRADQAQEANRLGEEALNAGRIGETGQGGALTQFREALELRPGDVRAAQGIAAAESALIRRAEVAADRDDYAQAERWLAAAAQVRPKLDTAADAQGRIAAQRLARIGHLRDAGVAALPRPGGIDEARGLLATLLRIAPAGDPAAIELRERIELATHYGLFRPGQVFTDAMNFGGRGPAMVVIPHGAFRMGADAVESGSSDAERPLRTIRFDRGLAMSRYEITVGEFRRFMNSTKHRARATRRGYSTAYDERSGNLVRRGGVDWRSDYAGRPAADNMPVVHVSAKDAVAYTEWLSAITGQRYRLPSEAEFEYALRAGTQGRFPWGDGSPPARAGNLTGSLDASPSGRHWRNAFDRYSDGAWGPTPVGRYAPNAFGLHDMAGNVSEWVADCWHDNYRRAPRDGAAWFNPGCRTRVLRGPSWSSSPAQSRAAWRQGTSADTTNGRLGFRVVREI, via the coding sequence GTGGGTTTGCGCGCATTGGTGGGTTCGGGCATCGCGGTGTTGGCGCTGCTGGTCGGGTGCTCCGACCGGGACGGCAAGACGTCCGCGCCGCCGGCCGCGACCCGCGCGCCGATCATCACCGTCAGCGCCGATCAGGCGGTCTCGCCGGTGCCGGCCTGGCGCGCGCCGGCGGTCGCGGTCGATGCGGGCAATGCAGCTGCCCTGCGCAAGCGCGCCGACGCCGCGCTGGCCGCGCGCGACCTGTACGCCAGCGCCGATTCGGCGATTCCGATCTATCTGGCCCTGCGCGGCTTCGCGCCGACCGACCGAGCGGTCGCCGCCGGCCTGGACCGGGCGGTGGCGCTGTTGCTGCTGGAAGGCGAAGCCGCGCTCAAGCGCATCGACGAGGAGCCGCTGGCGCTGCGCGAGGCGCACCAGGCCGCGGCGGTGGCGCGCGCGGTCGCGCCGGAGCACCGCAAGGTCGAGGCCTATCTGGAACGGCTGGACCGCGCCGACCAGGCCCAGGAGGCCAACCGCCTCGGCGAGGAGGCGCTCAACGCCGGGCGCATCGGCGAGACCGGCCAGGGCGGCGCGCTGACCCAGTTCCGCGAGGCCCTGGAACTGCGCCCCGGCGACGTGCGTGCGGCGCAGGGCATCGCCGCGGCCGAGAGCGCGCTGATCCGGCGCGCCGAGGTCGCCGCCGATCGCGACGACTACGCGCAGGCCGAGCGTTGGCTGGCCGCGGCGGCGCAGGTCCGGCCGAAGCTGGACACCGCGGCCGACGCCCAGGGCCGGATCGCCGCGCAGCGCCTGGCCCGCATCGGCCACCTGCGCGACGCCGGCGTCGCCGCGCTGCCGCGTCCGGGCGGCATCGACGAGGCGCGCGGCCTGCTCGCGACCCTGTTGCGCATCGCCCCGGCCGGCGACCCGGCGGCGATCGAGCTGCGCGAGCGGATCGAGCTGGCGACCCATTACGGCCTGTTCCGCCCCGGCCAGGTGTTCACCGATGCGATGAACTTCGGCGGCCGCGGCCCGGCGATGGTGGTGATCCCGCACGGCGCGTTCCGGATGGGCGCCGACGCGGTCGAGTCCGGTTCCAGCGATGCCGAGCGGCCGCTGCGCACGATCCGTTTCGACCGCGGCCTGGCGATGTCGCGCTACGAGATCACCGTCGGCGAGTTTCGTCGCTTCATGAATTCCACCAAGCACCGCGCCCGCGCCACCCGCCGCGGCTATTCCACCGCCTACGACGAGCGCAGCGGCAACCTGGTCCGGCGCGGCGGGGTCGACTGGCGTTCGGACTACGCCGGCCGGCCGGCAGCCGACAACATGCCGGTGGTGCACGTCAGCGCCAAGGACGCGGTGGCCTACACCGAGTGGCTGTCGGCGATCACCGGTCAGCGTTACCGGCTGCCGAGCGAGGCCGAGTTCGAATACGCCTTGCGCGCCGGCACCCAGGGCCGCTTTCCATGGGGCGACGGCTCGCCGCCGGCGCGCGCCGGCAACCTGACCGGTAGCCTCGACGCCTCGCCCAGCGGCCGCCATTGGCGCAACGCTTTCGACCGCTACAGCGACGGCGCCTGGGGGCCGACCCCGGTCGGCCGCTACGCGCCGAATGCATTCGGCCTTCACGACATGGCCGGCAATGTCAGCGAGTGGGTAGCCGACTGCTGGCACGACAATTACCGGCGCGCGCCCCGCGACGGCGCGGCCTGGTTCAATCCGGGCTGCCGCACGCGGGTGTTGCGCGGGCCGTCGTGGTCGAGCTCGCCGGCGCAGTCGCGCGCGGCCTGGCGCCAGGGCACCAGCGCCGACACCACCAACGGCCGCCTAGGGTTCCGGGTGGTGCGGGAGATTTGA
- the htpX gene encoding protease HtpX, producing MFKRIALFLATNLAVLVLLGIVMSVLQNVFGIRLGNQGAILVMAAVFGFGGSLISLLMSKWIAKRTTGAYVIEQPRNADERWLVETVRRQAEAAGIGMPEVAIYEAPEINAFATGANRNDALVAVSTGLLRAMTPDEAEAVLAHEVSHVANGDMVTMALVQGVLNTFVLFAARIVGGWIDAMLNGERESRGPGVFYFVVVMVLDVVFGILASMIAMAFSRYREFRADAGGARLAGREKMIAALKRLSLTYGESTLPNQVQAFGISGAVGHGLSKLLRSHPPLEERIQALIDAPQERSSGRAVVR from the coding sequence ATGTTCAAACGCATAGCGCTGTTCCTCGCCACCAACCTGGCCGTGCTGGTCCTGCTCGGCATCGTCATGTCGGTGTTGCAGAACGTATTCGGCATCCGCCTGGGCAATCAGGGCGCGATCCTGGTGATGGCCGCGGTGTTCGGTTTCGGCGGTTCGCTGATCTCGCTGCTGATGTCGAAGTGGATCGCCAAGCGGACCACCGGCGCCTACGTGATCGAGCAGCCGCGCAACGCCGACGAGCGCTGGCTGGTCGAGACCGTGCGCCGCCAGGCCGAGGCGGCCGGCATCGGCATGCCCGAGGTCGCCATCTACGAGGCGCCGGAAATCAACGCCTTCGCCACCGGCGCCAACCGCAACGACGCCTTGGTCGCGGTCTCCACCGGCTTGCTGCGGGCGATGACCCCGGACGAGGCCGAGGCGGTGCTCGCGCACGAGGTCAGCCACGTCGCCAATGGCGACATGGTGACGATGGCCCTGGTCCAGGGCGTGCTCAACACCTTCGTGCTGTTCGCCGCGCGCATCGTCGGCGGCTGGATCGACGCGATGCTCAACGGCGAGCGCGAGTCGCGCGGCCCGGGCGTGTTCTATTTCGTCGTGGTGATGGTGCTGGACGTGGTGTTCGGCATCCTGGCCAGCATGATCGCGATGGCGTTCTCGCGTTACCGCGAGTTCCGCGCCGACGCCGGCGGCGCCCGCCTGGCCGGGCGCGAGAAGATGATCGCCGCGCTCAAGCGGCTGTCGCTGACCTACGGCGAGAGCACGCTGCCGAACCAGGTCCAGGCCTTCGGCATCAGCGGCGCGGTCGGCCACGGCCTGTCCAAGCTGCTGCGCAGCCATCCGCCGCTGGAGGAGCGCATCCAGGCGCTGATCGACGCGCCGCAGGAGCGCTCCAGCGGGCGTGCGGTGGTGCGGTAA
- a CDS encoding EAL domain-containing protein, with protein MQFGKDMVLRLLIVDDSVEAAEAIVSGLRNSGIAVRPTRPENEQEVAALILQHPPDLVLAARDSRNVALSKLMQSVDASGKDLPVLVLTETVDDSILIGALEIGARGVVLRSNLAHLQNAVRAEWADLEARRSLRRLEAQVRETERRCDALIDSSRDPIAYIHEGMHIRANAAYLDMFGFESFEEIEGMSLLDMVAPGQVDGFKQLLKQLSKGEPPPPSYETQARTLDGNAFPAVMEFTPATYEGEHCLQVVLRRQEVDPELAREVEALRQRDQVTGLFNRATFLRALEDAVSDAAQNSAHHGLLLVEPDHYNQLLQEIGLDQADQLIAACGERLRAAVGPDDVVARFAEHQFAVLTRHSDHSHTAELAERIRATFADQVLEAGPLALSATASLGGVQIGEKIASITAVLGKASQCLQSASDVGGNRSELFDPGAVDRAEEERIAAWVARIRDALDADRFVMNYQPLINLHGEPIEMYEAYLRMQSAAPGEVGGELVQPLSFLQIAEEHGLLWEIDRWVVGKAIQIIGERMRQGRRTTLLVKITQASLQDESLQQHIVEQLAKYGADGKLLVLQLPESKVFTNLRAAQELQARIAPYGVRIGLEQFGAGLNSFQLLNHFDAAFLKIDRGYIEDLTGNPDHQLRVREIADKARELGKQTIAEFVQDASSMSLLFGAGIDYAQGHFLAAAGPEMDYDFQ; from the coding sequence ATGCAATTCGGCAAAGACATGGTATTGCGCCTGTTGATCGTCGACGACAGCGTCGAGGCGGCCGAGGCCATCGTCAGCGGCCTGCGCAACAGCGGCATCGCGGTGCGGCCGACCCGGCCGGAAAACGAGCAGGAAGTAGCCGCGCTGATCCTGCAGCACCCGCCGGACCTGGTCCTGGCGGCGCGCGACTCGCGCAACGTCGCCCTGTCCAAGCTGATGCAGAGCGTCGACGCCAGCGGCAAGGACCTGCCGGTGCTGGTGCTGACCGAGACCGTCGACGATTCGATCCTGATCGGCGCGCTGGAGATCGGCGCGCGCGGCGTGGTGCTGCGCTCCAACCTGGCCCACCTGCAGAACGCGGTGCGCGCCGAATGGGCCGACCTGGAAGCGCGCCGTTCGCTGCGCCGGCTCGAGGCCCAGGTGCGCGAGACCGAACGCCGCTGCGACGCGCTGATCGACTCCTCGCGCGATCCGATCGCCTACATCCACGAAGGCATGCATATCCGCGCCAATGCGGCGTATCTGGACATGTTCGGCTTCGAGTCCTTCGAGGAAATCGAAGGCATGTCGCTGCTGGACATGGTCGCGCCCGGCCAGGTCGACGGCTTCAAGCAATTGCTCAAGCAGCTCAGCAAGGGCGAACCGCCGCCGCCGAGCTACGAGACCCAGGCCCGCACCCTGGACGGCAACGCCTTCCCGGCGGTGATGGAATTCACCCCGGCCACCTACGAAGGCGAGCACTGCCTGCAGGTGGTGCTGCGCCGGCAGGAAGTCGACCCGGAACTGGCGCGCGAAGTCGAAGCGCTGCGCCAGCGCGACCAGGTCACCGGCCTGTTCAACCGCGCCACCTTCCTGCGCGCGCTGGAAGACGCGGTCTCGGACGCGGCGCAGAACTCGGCCCACCACGGCCTGCTGCTGGTCGAGCCCGACCATTACAACCAGTTGCTGCAGGAAATCGGCCTGGACCAGGCCGACCAGCTGATCGCCGCCTGCGGCGAGCGCCTGCGTGCCGCGGTCGGCCCCGACGACGTGGTCGCGCGCTTCGCCGAGCACCAGTTCGCGGTGCTGACCCGGCACAGCGACCACAGCCATACCGCGGAGCTGGCCGAACGCATCCGCGCCACCTTCGCCGACCAGGTGCTCGAGGCCGGTCCGCTGGCGCTGAGCGCCACCGCCAGCCTCGGCGGCGTGCAGATCGGCGAGAAGATCGCCAGCATCACTGCCGTGCTCGGCAAGGCCAGCCAGTGCCTGCAGTCGGCCAGCGACGTCGGCGGCAACCGCAGCGAGCTGTTCGATCCGGGTGCGGTCGACCGCGCCGAGGAAGAACGCATCGCCGCCTGGGTCGCGCGCATCCGCGACGCGCTCGACGCCGATCGCTTCGTGATGAACTACCAGCCGCTGATCAACCTGCACGGCGAGCCGATCGAGATGTACGAGGCCTACCTGCGCATGCAGAGCGCGGCCCCGGGCGAGGTCGGCGGCGAACTGGTGCAGCCGCTGTCGTTCCTGCAGATCGCCGAGGAACACGGCCTGCTGTGGGAGATCGACCGCTGGGTGGTCGGCAAGGCGATCCAGATCATCGGCGAGCGCATGCGCCAGGGCCGCCGCACCACCTTGCTGGTCAAGATCACCCAGGCCTCGCTGCAGGACGAAAGCCTGCAGCAGCACATCGTCGAACAACTGGCCAAGTACGGCGCCGACGGCAAGCTGCTGGTGCTGCAGCTGCCCGAGTCCAAGGTCTTCACCAACCTGCGCGCGGCGCAGGAGCTGCAGGCGCGCATCGCCCCCTACGGCGTGCGCATCGGCCTGGAGCAGTTCGGCGCCGGCCTCAACTCGTTCCAGTTGCTCAACCACTTCGACGCCGCGTTCCTCAAGATCGACCGCGGCTACATCGAGGACCTGACCGGCAACCCCGACCACCAGTTGCGCGTGCGCGAGATCGCCGACAAGGCGCGCGAGCTGGGCAAGCAGACCATCGCCGAGTTCGTCCAGGACGCCTCCAGCATGAGCCTGCTGTTCGGCGCCGGCATCGACTACGCCCAGGGCCACTTCCTGGCCGCGGCCGGCCCGGAGATGGATTACGACTTCCAGTAA
- the phaR gene encoding polyhydroxyalkanoate synthesis repressor PhaR, whose amino-acid sequence MASTRVIKKYPNRRLYDTEISSYITIEDVRQLIVDGEEFEVRDARSGEDLTRQVLLQIIAEHEQDGEPVLSTQLLSQIIRFYGDSLQGFMGSYLERSMQLFLDQQQQFRNQMGGMLGQTPWAMMNQLTERNLTMWKEFQQNLSGSVGQPTTPRNKTDKRER is encoded by the coding sequence ATGGCCTCGACCCGCGTCATCAAGAAGTACCCCAACCGTCGTCTCTACGACACCGAGATCTCCAGCTACATCACCATCGAGGACGTGCGCCAGCTCATCGTCGACGGCGAGGAGTTCGAGGTGCGCGATGCGCGCTCTGGCGAGGACCTGACCCGCCAGGTGCTGCTGCAGATCATCGCCGAGCACGAGCAGGACGGCGAACCGGTGTTGTCGACCCAGTTGCTCAGCCAGATCATCCGTTTCTACGGCGACTCGCTGCAGGGCTTCATGGGCAGCTACCTGGAACGCTCGATGCAGCTGTTCCTGGACCAGCAGCAGCAGTTCCGCAACCAGATGGGCGGCATGCTCGGCCAGACCCCCTGGGCGATGATGAACCAGCTCACCGAGCGCAACCTCACCATGTGGAAAGAGTTCCAGCAGAACCTTTCCGGCAGCGTAGGCCAACCGACCACGCCGCGGAACAAGACCGACAAGCGCGAGCGTTGA
- the phbB gene encoding acetoacetyl-CoA reductase, producing the protein MHKRIAVVSGGIGGLGSEICKSLARAGRRVIALDLGTRAERIAEFGRLTEGLDVRFEAANVADYDDCGAAIGRILEREGTVDILVNAAGITRDGSLRKMDKRAWDEVMDVNLDGVFNLCRHAVDGMAERGFGRVVNISSVNGQTGQFGQTNYSAAKAGMHGFTMALAREVARKGVTVNSVSPGYCETAMVMAVPEDIRSRILDSVPVGRLGQPSEIARTVEFLTADDAGFITGANIPVNGGLFMSF; encoded by the coding sequence ATGCACAAGCGCATCGCCGTCGTCAGCGGCGGCATCGGCGGTCTCGGCAGCGAGATCTGCAAGTCCCTGGCCCGCGCCGGCCGGCGCGTGATCGCGCTCGACCTGGGCACGCGCGCAGAGCGCATCGCCGAGTTCGGACGCCTGACCGAGGGCCTGGACGTGCGCTTCGAGGCCGCCAACGTCGCCGACTACGACGACTGCGGCGCGGCGATCGGCCGCATTCTCGAACGCGAAGGCACGGTCGACATCCTGGTCAACGCCGCCGGCATCACCCGCGACGGCAGCCTGCGCAAGATGGACAAGCGCGCCTGGGACGAGGTCATGGACGTCAACCTCGACGGCGTGTTCAACCTGTGCCGGCACGCGGTCGACGGCATGGCCGAGCGCGGCTTCGGCCGCGTCGTCAACATCAGCTCGGTCAACGGCCAGACCGGCCAGTTCGGCCAGACCAACTACTCCGCGGCCAAGGCCGGCATGCACGGCTTCACCATGGCCCTGGCGCGCGAGGTCGCGCGCAAGGGCGTCACCGTCAACTCGGTCTCGCCGGGCTACTGCGAAACCGCGATGGTGATGGCGGTGCCCGAGGACATCCGCAGCCGGATCCTCGACAGCGTCCCGGTCGGCCGCCTCGGCCAGCCCAGCGAGATCGCCCGCACCGTCGAGTTCCTAACCGCCGACGACGCAGGCTTCATCACCGGCGCCAATATTCCGGTCAATGGCGGGTTGTTTATGAGTTTCTGA
- a CDS encoding M48 family metallopeptidase yields the protein MRIDPMGGASRGQRRGFGGFRWWILVLFAIYAAWQWFGSAKTDPYTGETAHYGTTADEEVQLGAQAFQQVLGDANAQRALLPANAQQSQAVREIAQRLIGKVPQVAESLAKANQQQAPTDYRSFQWDVAVIDSQEANAFCLPGGKMAVYTGLFPVTQNTDALAVVMGHEIAHALLRHGSQRMAQQKLVQMGQVAAGMAVGGMDPQQQQMVMAALGAGAQYGLILPYGRNHETQADQVGLMLAAAACYDPRQAVPLWERMSQLGGGQRPPEFASTHPDPANRIQTLQSLMPRALQFYQANCASRPLR from the coding sequence ATGCGGATCGATCCTATGGGCGGCGCGAGCCGCGGGCAGCGGCGCGGTTTCGGCGGGTTCCGCTGGTGGATCCTGGTCCTGTTCGCGATCTACGCGGCCTGGCAGTGGTTCGGCAGCGCCAAGACCGACCCCTATACCGGCGAGACCGCGCATTACGGCACCACCGCCGACGAGGAGGTCCAGCTCGGCGCGCAGGCGTTCCAGCAGGTGCTCGGCGACGCCAACGCGCAGCGCGCGCTGCTGCCGGCCAACGCGCAGCAGAGCCAGGCGGTGCGCGAGATCGCCCAGCGCCTGATCGGCAAGGTGCCGCAGGTCGCCGAATCGCTGGCGAAGGCGAACCAGCAGCAGGCGCCGACCGATTACCGCAGCTTCCAGTGGGACGTGGCGGTGATCGATTCGCAGGAGGCCAACGCCTTCTGCCTGCCCGGCGGCAAGATGGCGGTCTACACCGGGCTGTTTCCGGTCACCCAGAACACCGACGCCTTGGCGGTGGTGATGGGTCACGAGATCGCCCACGCCCTGCTGCGCCACGGTTCGCAGCGCATGGCCCAGCAGAAGCTGGTGCAGATGGGCCAGGTCGCCGCGGGCATGGCGGTGGGCGGGATGGACCCGCAACAGCAGCAGATGGTGATGGCCGCGCTCGGCGCCGGCGCGCAGTACGGGCTGATCCTGCCGTACGGGCGCAACCACGAGACCCAGGCCGACCAGGTCGGGCTGATGCTGGCCGCGGCGGCCTGCTACGACCCGCGCCAGGCGGTGCCGTTGTGGGAGCGCATGTCCCAGCTCGGCGGCGGCCAGCGCCCACCGGAGTTCGCCTCGACCCACCCGGACCCGGCCAACCGGATCCAGACCCTGCAGTCGCTGATGCCGCGTGCGCTGCAGTTCTATCAGGCCAACTGCGCCAGCCGGCCGTTGCGGTGA
- the gluQRS gene encoding tRNA glutamyl-Q(34) synthetase GluQRS — MSGHPSSPPEHPGVPAAAAPEPGRPAPYRGRFAPSPTGELHPGSLLAAFGSWLLARHRRGAWLVRIEDLDPPREVPGAADRQLRTLAAFGLESDEPVRRQSERGALYRAALAELLERGLAFECRCSRSELAAAGGIHRRCVGAARAAEQAAPQPAVRLRVADDATVEFDDAVLGPQRQDVAAEVGDFVLRRADGYWAYQLAVVVDDAEQGITDVVRGADLLDSTARQILLQRALRLPTPAYAHLPLLLDAQGRKLSKSDAARPLDPADPLPALRAAWHTLGQDPAPLAEVATVTELLDQARVSFSPAQIPKCAKTLAAVHNTPAPNAV, encoded by the coding sequence TTGTCCGGACATCCTTCGTCCCCGCCCGAACACCCCGGCGTCCCGGCTGCGGCCGCGCCCGAACCGGGCCGGCCGGCGCCGTACCGCGGGCGCTTCGCGCCCTCGCCCACCGGCGAGCTGCATCCGGGCTCGCTGCTGGCGGCGTTCGGCAGCTGGCTGCTGGCGCGCCACCGCCGCGGCGCCTGGCTGGTGCGTATCGAAGACCTCGATCCGCCGCGCGAAGTTCCCGGCGCCGCCGACCGCCAGTTGCGCACCCTGGCCGCGTTCGGCCTGGAAAGCGACGAGCCGGTGCGGCGCCAGAGCGAGCGCGGCGCGCTCTACCGCGCCGCCCTGGCCGAGCTGCTCGAGCGCGGCCTGGCCTTCGAATGCCGCTGCAGCCGCAGCGAGCTGGCCGCCGCCGGCGGCATCCACCGCCGCTGCGTCGGCGCCGCGCGCGCCGCCGAGCAGGCCGCGCCGCAGCCGGCGGTGCGCCTGCGCGTGGCCGACGACGCGACGGTCGAGTTCGACGATGCCGTGCTCGGCCCGCAACGCCAGGACGTGGCCGCCGAGGTCGGCGACTTCGTCCTGCGCCGCGCCGACGGCTACTGGGCCTACCAACTGGCGGTGGTGGTCGACGACGCCGAACAGGGCATCACCGACGTGGTCCGCGGCGCCGACCTGCTCGACTCGACCGCGCGCCAGATCCTGCTGCAACGCGCGCTGCGCCTGCCGACCCCGGCTTACGCGCACCTGCCGCTGCTGCTCGACGCGCAGGGGCGCAAGCTGTCCAAGTCCGACGCCGCGCGCCCGCTCGACCCGGCCGACCCGCTGCCGGCGCTGCGTGCCGCCTGGCACACGCTCGGCCAGGATCCCGCGCCGCTGGCCGAGGTAGCGACTGTCACCGAATTGCTCGACCAGGCCCGGGTTTCGTTCAGTCCGGCACAGATTCCAAAATGTGCTAAGACCCTCGCTGCTGTGCACAACACGCCGGCCCCGAATGCTGTCTAG
- the phbB gene encoding acetoacetyl-CoA reductase: protein MQSRVALVTGGTGGIGTSIVQRLAKLGHKVATNYRDEAKGRAWQAQLKEQGFDVAIAQGDVSSPEQAEALVREVERQLGPVDILVNNAGITRDATFHRMTAQQWTDVIGTNLNSCFNVTRPVIEGMRERKWGRIVQISSINGQKGQYGQANYAAAKAGMHGFTISLAQENAKFGITVNTVSPGYIGTDMVMAVPEDVRNKIIAQIPTGRLGTPEEIAYAVGFFIPDEAGWITGANLSANGGQYMGW from the coding sequence ATGCAGTCACGCGTTGCACTGGTCACCGGCGGCACCGGTGGCATCGGCACCTCGATCGTCCAACGCCTCGCCAAACTGGGGCACAAGGTCGCGACCAACTATCGAGACGAAGCCAAGGGCCGCGCCTGGCAGGCGCAGCTGAAGGAACAGGGTTTCGACGTGGCCATCGCCCAGGGCGACGTGTCCTCGCCCGAGCAGGCCGAGGCGCTGGTGCGCGAGGTCGAGCGCCAGCTCGGCCCGGTCGACATCCTGGTCAACAACGCCGGCATCACCCGCGACGCCACCTTCCACCGCATGACTGCGCAGCAGTGGACCGACGTGATCGGCACCAACCTCAATTCCTGCTTCAACGTCACCCGCCCGGTGATCGAGGGCATGCGCGAACGCAAGTGGGGCCGGATCGTCCAGATCAGCTCGATCAACGGCCAGAAGGGCCAGTACGGCCAGGCCAACTACGCCGCGGCCAAGGCCGGCATGCACGGCTTCACCATCTCGCTGGCGCAGGAAAACGCCAAGTTCGGGATCACCGTCAACACCGTCTCGCCCGGCTATATCGGCACCGACATGGTGATGGCCGTACCCGAGGACGTGCGCAACAAGATCATCGCCCAGATCCCGACCGGGCGCCTGGGCACGCCGGAGGAGATCGCCTACGCGGTCGGTTTCTTCATCCCCGACGAAGCCGGCTGGATCACCGGCGCCAACCTGTCCGCCAACGGCGGCCAGTACATGGGCTGGTGA
- the rnd gene encoding ribonuclease D codes for MPHWITTPDALLAHFDPKPARIGLDTEFIRERTYWPQLALVQIAIERAGEDEPLILLVDPLRPGITEALAPILADTAILKIAHSPSEDLVAFKRACGVVPKPLFDTQQAAALAGIGGGLGYQKLVEQLTGVTLAKGETRSDWLRRPLSPSQLEYAADDVRHLFAMHDALDGLLGQLGRREWLAEDAARTVVNAENDAPERWPHLSMRSAQFFDLAAQRRLLRLLRWRDGYARDSDKPRSWILDNELAATLAKQAPPDRDALQRLLDAHPKAPRKLGEAIWQALSTPLADEDQAPDASVAETRDKQRLRQLQEAVAACSAALGLPDGVLASRRWLEALLDHGVWPDALSGWRRTALEPSLTPLLGGRD; via the coding sequence ATGCCTCACTGGATCACCACGCCCGACGCGCTGCTGGCGCACTTCGACCCCAAGCCCGCCCGTATCGGGCTGGACACCGAGTTCATCCGCGAGCGCACCTATTGGCCGCAACTGGCCCTGGTGCAGATCGCGATCGAGCGCGCCGGCGAAGACGAACCGCTGATCCTGCTGGTCGACCCGCTGCGCCCCGGCATCACCGAGGCGCTGGCGCCGATCCTGGCCGACACCGCGATCCTCAAGATCGCCCACAGCCCCAGCGAAGACCTGGTCGCGTTCAAGCGCGCCTGCGGCGTGGTGCCCAAGCCGCTGTTCGACACCCAGCAGGCCGCGGCCCTGGCCGGCATCGGCGGCGGCCTGGGTTACCAGAAGCTGGTCGAACAACTGACCGGCGTGACCCTGGCCAAGGGCGAGACCCGCTCGGACTGGCTGCGCCGCCCGCTGTCGCCCTCGCAGCTGGAGTACGCCGCCGACGACGTGCGCCACCTGTTCGCCATGCACGACGCCCTGGACGGCCTGCTCGGCCAGCTCGGCCGCCGCGAGTGGCTGGCCGAGGACGCCGCGCGCACCGTGGTCAACGCCGAGAACGACGCGCCCGAGCGCTGGCCGCACCTGTCGATGCGCAGCGCCCAGTTCTTCGACCTCGCCGCGCAGCGCCGCCTGCTGCGCCTGCTGCGCTGGCGCGACGGCTACGCCCGCGACAGCGACAAGCCGCGCAGCTGGATCCTCGACAACGAACTGGCCGCGACCCTGGCCAAACAGGCTCCGCCCGACCGCGACGCCCTGCAGCGCCTGCTCGACGCCCATCCCAAGGCGCCGCGCAAGCTCGGCGAGGCGATCTGGCAGGCACTGTCGACACCGTTGGCCGACGAAGACCAGGCCCCCGACGCCAGCGTCGCCGAAACCCGCGACAAGCAGCGCCTGCGCCAGTTGCAGGAGGCCGTCGCCGCTTGCAGCGCCGCCCTCGGCCTGCCCGACGGCGTGCTCGCCTCGCGCCGCTGGCTCGAAGCCCTGCTCGACCACGGCGTCTGGCCGGACGCCCTGTCCGGCTGGCGCCGCACCGCCCTGGAACCGTCCCTGACTCCCCTGCTCGGCGGCAGGGACTAG